The Helianthus annuus cultivar XRQ/B chromosome 16, HanXRQr2.0-SUNRISE, whole genome shotgun sequence genome includes a window with the following:
- the LOC110916289 gene encoding probable E3 ubiquitin-protein ligase RHY1A isoform X1, whose amino-acid sequence MLWMTSASELFHSRRYRSALRPIDSPLPSSSSSYQHRSTIRQQNFSSSSSSSRLDGCVPASRQIHRRRLHHLEHQQVGPEEGDSHSPSGSGINSDGPRRSIHRHNRSIGTANDRLPGSVLLARERLVERLRGVSVSGNRQNSRSSSTTHQNDFSTHNVLELRNNTRAEIVSESWQETRRNRPLGLSEDDLKCLQSEAFSSESCRKNDESSSASMECTICLEGFQDGDKIVCLLCAHRFHSCCLFPWVRVCGACPNCRKPVLVNAPVK is encoded by the exons ATGTTGTGGATGACGAGTGCTTCCGAGCTATTTCATAGCCGGAGATATCGTTCTGCTCTTCGTCCCATTGATTCCCCTctaccttcttcttcttcttcttatcaaCACCGCTCCACAATACGTCAACAAAACtttagcagcagcagcagcagcagccgtCTTGATGGTTGTGTCCCTGCTTCCCGTCAGATCCACCGCCGTCGCCTCCATCATTTG GAACATCAACAGGTCGGCCCTGAAGAAGGTGATAGCCACTCTCCCTCTGGTAGTGGTATAAATTCAGATGGTCCTCGCAGGAGCATACACAGACATAACAGATCCATCGGCACTGCGAATGATAGACTACCTGGATCTGTATTACTTGCAAGAGAAAGACTTGTGGAAAGACTCAGAGGCGTCTCTGTTTCTGGAAATAG GCAAAACAGCAGGTCATCATCCACCACTCATCAAAATGACTTCTCTACCCATAACGTGTTGGAACTCAGAAACAATACTAGGGCAGAAATCGTATCTGAATCTTGGCAAGAGACTAGAAGAAACCGCCCACTGGGACTCAGTGAGGATGATCTCAAGTGTTTACAGTCAGAGGCTTTCAGCAGTGAAAGTTGTAGAAAAAACGACGAAAGCTCGAGTGCGTCAATGGAGTGTACAATTTGCCTTGAAGGTTTCCAGGATGGTGATAAGATCGTATGTTTGCTTTGCGCACACAGGTTCCATTCCTGTTGCTTGTTTCCGTGGGTTCGAGTATGTGGGGCATGCCCGAATTGTAGAAAACCCGTACTTGTAAATGCACCTGTTAAATAA
- the LOC110916289 gene encoding probable E3 ubiquitin-protein ligase RHY1A isoform X2, which produces MLWMTSASELFHSRRYRSALRPIDSPLPSSSSSYQHRSTIRQQNFSSSSSSSRLDGCVPASRQIHRRRLHHLEHQQVGPEEGDSHSPSGSGINSDGPRRSIHRHNRSIGTANDRLPGSVLLARERLVERLRGVSVSGNSRSSSTTHQNDFSTHNVLELRNNTRAEIVSESWQETRRNRPLGLSEDDLKCLQSEAFSSESCRKNDESSSASMECTICLEGFQDGDKIVCLLCAHRFHSCCLFPWVRVCGACPNCRKPVLVNAPVK; this is translated from the exons ATGTTGTGGATGACGAGTGCTTCCGAGCTATTTCATAGCCGGAGATATCGTTCTGCTCTTCGTCCCATTGATTCCCCTctaccttcttcttcttcttcttatcaaCACCGCTCCACAATACGTCAACAAAACtttagcagcagcagcagcagcagccgtCTTGATGGTTGTGTCCCTGCTTCCCGTCAGATCCACCGCCGTCGCCTCCATCATTTG GAACATCAACAGGTCGGCCCTGAAGAAGGTGATAGCCACTCTCCCTCTGGTAGTGGTATAAATTCAGATGGTCCTCGCAGGAGCATACACAGACATAACAGATCCATCGGCACTGCGAATGATAGACTACCTGGATCTGTATTACTTGCAAGAGAAAGACTTGTGGAAAGACTCAGAGGCGTCTCTGTTTCTGGAAATAG CAGGTCATCATCCACCACTCATCAAAATGACTTCTCTACCCATAACGTGTTGGAACTCAGAAACAATACTAGGGCAGAAATCGTATCTGAATCTTGGCAAGAGACTAGAAGAAACCGCCCACTGGGACTCAGTGAGGATGATCTCAAGTGTTTACAGTCAGAGGCTTTCAGCAGTGAAAGTTGTAGAAAAAACGACGAAAGCTCGAGTGCGTCAATGGAGTGTACAATTTGCCTTGAAGGTTTCCAGGATGGTGATAAGATCGTATGTTTGCTTTGCGCACACAGGTTCCATTCCTGTTGCTTGTTTCCGTGGGTTCGAGTATGTGGGGCATGCCCGAATTGTAGAAAACCCGTACTTGTAAATGCACCTGTTAAATAA
- the LOC110915849 gene encoding zinc finger SWIM domain-containing protein 7 codes for MTTPIHETVFLGGFWFFHICTVGFKVKEDRNRMSLLVAETIWSEIQSTRSVSDDQLAILHILFGKNLERATRIVDEGGVKKILGQPSGRSIFQVVGESRRKEEYLCFPQHYCACYSFFYDIVNRGEQLCCKHQLAARLAVSLGTCVDVKVSDDHLAHLLAKL; via the exons atgaccacccctatACATGAAACTGTGTTTTTGGGAGGTTTTTGGTTTTTTCATATATGCACAGTAGGGTTTAAGGTGAAGGAAGACAGGAATAGGATGAGCTTACTGGTTGCAGAAACTATATGGAGCGAAATCCAATCAACCCGTTCAg TGAGCGATGATCAGCTGGCCAT CTTGCATATATTGTTTGGGAAAAACTTGGAGAGAGCTACGAGGATAGTGGATGAAGGTGGGGTCAAGAAGATACTCGGACAACCTAGTGGACGCTCCATCTTCCAG GTTGTTGGGGAGTCCAGAAGGAAGGAAGAATACCTTTGTTTCCCACAACACTACTGTGCATGCTATTCTTTTTTCTACGACATTGTTAACCGAGGAGAACAACTTTGT TGTAAACATCAATTGGCTGCCAGACTTGCTGTCTCACTTGGTACATGTGTGGATGTCAAAGTGTCTGATGACCACCTAGCACATCTACTTGCAAAACTCTAA